In the Streptomyces coeruleoprunus genome, GGCGGACGACGTGAAGCCGCTGTAGACCTTGTCGGCCAGCTTGCCCTGGGCCCACAGCGGGCCCAGCGTGTCGATGAACTGCTTCAGCTGCGACGAGACGTTGCCGAACCGCGTCGGGCTGCCGAAGATCACCGCGTCCGCCCAGTCCACGTCGTCCCCGACGGCCTCCGGGATGTCACGGGTCGCCGTGTGGTTCGCGGCCCACGCGGGGTTGGAGTCGATGGCGGACTGCGGGGCGAGTTCGGCGACCCGGCGCAGCCGTACCTCCGCGCCCGCCTTCTCGGCGGCGGTGGTCAGCTCGCGCGCGATCTCGGTGCCGATGCCGGTCGACGAGTAGTAGATGACGGCGAGCTTGGTGGCGTTGCTCAAGGAACTTCTCCTGTCACTCGGTTCGGGCGGAACGCCGATGCCCCGAAGCTACTATGAAGAGGAAAGCAATTACCTAGAGGAAACCAACTATCCTTCGTGGCCCCATGGTTGCCCCATGGTTGCCCCATGGCTCCCCCCATCGCCGCTCGACCGGGGCTCGAGCGGCCACCGGCACGCTGACCGCCGCCAACCGAACGAGGGAGCGTGCGGTGAGGACCGAAGAAGTCGAGGCGTGTGTCGTCGGGGGCGGGCCCGGCGGCCTCATGACCGGCCTGCTGCTGGCCCGGCAGGGCGTACGCGTCACCGTGCTGGAGAAACACCCGGACTTCCTCCGTGACTTCCGGGGGGACACCGTCCACCCCTCCACCCTCCGCGTCATGGACGAACTCGGGCTGCTCGACGACTTCCTGAAGATCCCGCACGCCAAGGCGCCCGCCATGCCCATGGAGACGGCCATGGGCCGGGCGGTCTTCGCGGACTTCGCCCGGCTGCCGGGCAAGTTCCAGTACATGGCGTTCATGCCGCAGTGGGACGTCCTCGACTTCCTCGCCGGAGCGGCCCGCGCGTACCCCGGGTTCCGACTCGAACAGCGGGCGGAGGTCACCGAAGTGGTGGTCGAGGGCGGACGGGTCGCCGGGGTCGTCGCCAAGACGCCCGACGGCCCGCTCCACGTCCGCGCCCGCCTGGTCATCGGGGCGGACGGCCGCCGCTCGGCGGTCCGCGCGTCCGCACGACTGCGGGTCAAGGGAGACGCGGCGCCGATGGACGCCGTGTGGTTCCGGCTCAGCCGGAACGAGGGCGAGACGGTGCCCACCATCAAGGCGGGCGCAGGCTACCTCGTCGTCGCCATCAACCGGGGCACGTACTGGCAGGCCGTCCAGATGATCCCGAAGGGCGGGTACGACCGGGTCCGCGCGGCCGGACTCGACCGGTTCCGCGAGGGCGTCGCCCGGGCCCACCCCGGGTTCGCCGACCGCCTGGCGGCCGAGATCCGCGACTGGGACGACCTGAAGCTCCTCGACGTCCGCGTGGACCGGCTCCACCGCTGGTACCGGCCCGGCCTGCTGTGCATCGGGGACGCCGCCCACGCCATGTCCCCGGCCGGCGGCGTCGGCATCAACCTGGCCGTCCAGGACGCCGTGGCCGCCGCCCGCATGCTCGGCCCCGCCCTGCGCGAGGGCCGCACCCCCACCGAGGCGGAGCTGCGCGCGGTCCAGCGCCGCCGCGAACTGCCCATGCGGGTCATCCAGCTCATGCAGCTGCACCTGCTGGGCGACCTGTACCCGAGCGCGACCCGCAAGGGCACCGACCGCCCCCTGGCGGTCCGCCTCTGCCGCGCCTT is a window encoding:
- the wrbA gene encoding NAD(P)H:quinone oxidoreductase — translated: MSNATKLAVIYYSSTGIGTEIARELTTAAEKAGAEVRLRRVAELAPQSAIDSNPAWAANHTATRDIPEAVGDDVDWADAVIFGSPTRFGNVSSQLKQFIDTLGPLWAQGKLADKVYSGFTSSATQHGGQESTLLALYNSFHHFGGIVVAPGFVDHGKWADGNPYGTSHVDGNGEIAVDEVARGAARIQAERVVKIATAVKRGLASLD
- a CDS encoding FAD-dependent oxidoreductase, whose amino-acid sequence is MRTEEVEACVVGGGPGGLMTGLLLARQGVRVTVLEKHPDFLRDFRGDTVHPSTLRVMDELGLLDDFLKIPHAKAPAMPMETAMGRAVFADFARLPGKFQYMAFMPQWDVLDFLAGAARAYPGFRLEQRAEVTEVVVEGGRVAGVVAKTPDGPLHVRARLVIGADGRRSAVRASARLRVKGDAAPMDAVWFRLSRNEGETVPTIKAGAGYLVVAINRGTYWQAVQMIPKGGYDRVRAAGLDRFREGVARAHPGFADRLAAEIRDWDDLKLLDVRVDRLHRWYRPGLLCIGDAAHAMSPAGGVGINLAVQDAVAAARMLGPALREGRTPTEAELRAVQRRRELPMRVIQLMQLHLLGDLYPSATRKGTDRPLAVRLCRAFPFVPRVLARLIALGVRPETVGAPHARSTTHA